CTTTTTTACTGCTTTTGCAACCTGCTTTGCAACATTTTTATCAAGAGCAGAAGGAATTATATAATCAGTAGAAAGTTTGTTTTCAGGAATATAATTTGCTATTGCTAAACTTGCTGATATTTTCATTTTTTCTGTTATTTTTTTTGCCTTTGCATCAAAAGTACCTCTGAAAATGCCCGGAAAAGCAAGTAAATTGTTTATCTGATTTGGGAAATCACTTCTTCCTGTTCCGATTATGTATGCACCACCTTTTTTTGCTTCATCTGGCATTATTTCAGGGACTGGATTGCTCATTGCAAAAACAATAGAATATTTATTCATACTTTTAACCATTTCTTTTGTGACAAGATTTGGACCTGAAACTCCTATAAAAACATCTGTTTTTTCCATTGCATCCTTTAAACTGCCTTTTTTGCTTTCAAGTAGATAATCTGTTATTTCTTCTTTTACAAAGTTCATATTTTCTTTTCTTCCTTTATAAATTATTCCCTCTCTATCACATAAAACAATTTTTCTTGCACCGTATTTATATAACATTTTTGTTATTGCTATACCTGCTGCTCCTGCTCCATTTATTACAATTTTTATATCTTCTATTTTTTTATTCACAAGTTTTAAAGCATTTATTAAAGCAGCAAGAACAACTATTGCTGTTCCATCCTGGTCATCATGAAAAACTGGAATTTCAAGTTCTTCATTTAATCTCTGTTCAATGGTAAAACATCTTGGAGCAGAAATATCTTCAAGATTTATTCCACCAAAACATGGAGATATTTTTTTCACTATATCAATTATTTCTTCAACATTTTGAGTATCAAGACATAAAGGAACTGCGTCAACTTCACCGAATTCTTTAAACAAAATTGCCTTCCCTTCCATAACAGGTAGTGCTGCATGAGGTCCGATATTTCCAAGACCTAAAACTGCACTTCCATCAGTAACAATAGCAACAGTATTTCCTTTCCATGTGTATTCATAAATTTTGTTTTTTTCTTTTGCTATTTCAAGGCAGGGAATAGCAACTCCAGGAGTATAGGCAAGAGATAAATCTTTTTTTGTTTTTAAAGGAACTTTCGGTTTTATTTCAAGTTTACCTTTTGCTTTCTTATGCAGTT
This window of the bacterium genome carries:
- a CDS encoding NADP-dependent malic enzyme, with protein sequence MKNLSKEALKLHKKAKGKLEIKPKVPLKTKKDLSLAYTPGVAIPCLEIAKEKNKIYEYTWKGNTVAIVTDGSAVLGLGNIGPHAALPVMEGKAILFKEFGEVDAVPLCLDTQNVEEIIDIVKKISPCFGGINLEDISAPRCFTIEQRLNEELEIPVFHDDQDGTAIVVLAALINALKLVNKKIEDIKIVINGAGAAGIAITKMLYKYGARKIVLCDREGIIYKGRKENMNFVKEEITDYLLESKKGSLKDAMEKTDVFIGVSGPNLVTKEMVKSMNKYSIVFAMSNPVPEIMPDEAKKGGAYIIGTGRSDFPNQINNLLAFPGIFRGTFDAKAKKITEKMKISASLAIANYIPENKLSTDYIIPSALDKNVAKQVAKAVKKSAL